The DNA sequence CCGTTTTGTATCCAGCATTCTCAATTCCCTAAGCCCCGCTTTCTATACTAAAATAGTAAAACGACACTTACAATGGTGTGCACAACCATTGCGGCTTAATTGCTTCGCGGGAAATACGGGTCTTATAAAAACCCTGGTTTAATTAAACTTCATGCCCAAAATCATGAAAAACTTCTTCCTCCATCTCAACGACCCCTAAAATCATAGATCTACCTGCCGTGTCTCACGTCTAGCATCTCATGTCTAACATCTAATTTAAAAAACACTTCATATCACTATTTTTTAAAAGGATTCGTCTTCAGCGGGAAAGTACCCCACTCCAAAAAGTGTTTCTACACGCTTTCCCCTAAGACAATCCGATAAAATAGCCAAGGAAAAAGTGAAAGAACAAATAATTATTAAAACATTTTTGCATCAACCACCAAACACCAAACACCGCTCATCTAGCATCTAGCATCTAGCATCTAGCAAAAAACTCTTTCCCCACCAGTTTAGCCGACCTCGGGAAAAGAGCATGATAGTAATTAAACTTAATTAAAAACCAATACAAAACTATGAAAAATAAGTTTTGCAGGGAAATCATTTCCCTCACATTCATGACCTTGCTGTTTCTGCACTCCCCTGCCCAGCAGAAAGCCTTGAAAATAGGGGATACCATTCCCGAAGAAGTATGGACTACACCCTTGTCCATACTGAATTCAACACAAAAAACGATTACACTCACCAAAGATCGCAATAAACTAATCCTTCTAGATTTTTGGGCAACTTGGTGCAGTTCCTGCCTCAAAAGCTTCCCTAAAATGGAAGCGCTAGAAAAGCAGTTTGGTGATCAACTGAAAATAGTACCTGTTACCAAGGAAGATCAGCCAACTTTAGAAAAGTTCTTTGCCTCAAAAAATGGGCTACGCTACAAAACAATGGTACCAGTAACTGGAGACAAAACACTTCATAAACTGTTTCCACATACAGGGGTACCGTTTATAGTGTGGATGAAAGATGGAAAAGTTCTGAATACTACAGATGCGGAACAAGTTACGGAAGAAACAATTATGCAGGCATTAGAGAATAGTCAATCATCACTACAAACAGTAGTGCAGATGGATATGCATAGACCAATCATGCTGTCTGATAATTTTGATTTTGAAAAAAGTACAAAACTTTTGAGTTATTCTTTTTTTTCAAAAGGCAGAATACGCGGTGCAGGCTTTGGCTCCTTCATACATCGATCTGGTAATATCATATATGGTAGGCAGATGACCAACTTTTCTTTATTAAAAATCTATCAAGCAATAGCCTATGAATTGTTCAATCAAAATAATGATTCTTTCACTTCAAAAAGAATAATCAATTTGGTAAGAGACCCAACCCAAATTACTTTCACACCGAACAACCGCGAAAATGATTCTAAATTATACAGTTACGGATACTTAGTTCCCCACTCAAAGGCTGCAACATTATATGCCGATATGCTCGATAACTTAAATCAATACTCAGATTATACTGGTTCAATCGAAAAAAGGCTTGTAAAATGCCTGGTACTTGCCAGAACTTCAAAAAAAGATAAAATAAGCAGCAAAGGAGCAAAAATGCTTTCCCAATCATCCGATGATCAATATAGACTACAGAATGTACCGCTTATCTATGCTTTAAATTATTTTAATGAAAACCTTAAAACAGATTTACCAGTTATTGACGAAACAGGCTATACAGCACACATCGACCTCAATTTTTCTAATATTAGTGATTTGAAGATTCTACAAAAAGAATTAGCGGCTTACGATCTCGCCCTGGAAGAAGCAGAGCGCAATATCCTCATGCTTATCATAAAAGATAAAAATGAGCCATTGTAATAAGTGCATACCCATTAATTTGCAACATTTGTTACACCTCAGATCCCAAATATTACACAATCTTTTACCCGACTATAAATGAAGTGTAATCTAAATTATTAGCCATCTTAAATTATAAACAACCATGAAAAAAATACTCTTATTTTTAACATTGTGCTTAAGTCTTATAACCATCGCCCAACAGCAGCAGGAGCTGAAAGGTATTGTATTAGACAATGCCACATCCGCACCCATTGCTGATATTATTGTTTCAGTAGCTGACAGCAGTCAAATTACTCTGACAGACAGTGAAGGCAAATTCAGGCTCAAGGTATTGAGTAAAAAAGTAAACCTCATATTATCGGGTAAGCACTATGAAAGTCGTACCGTAAGTGTGAAACTTCCTCAAGAGAAGATCTTATCATTCACCCTAACACCTAAAATATTTGAAATAGAAGAAGTTACACT is a window from the Kaistella flava (ex Peng et al. 2021) genome containing:
- a CDS encoding TlpA family protein disulfide reductase, which translates into the protein MKNKFCREIISLTFMTLLFLHSPAQQKALKIGDTIPEEVWTTPLSILNSTQKTITLTKDRNKLILLDFWATWCSSCLKSFPKMEALEKQFGDQLKIVPVTKEDQPTLEKFFASKNGLRYKTMVPVTGDKTLHKLFPHTGVPFIVWMKDGKVLNTTDAEQVTEETIMQALENSQSSLQTVVQMDMHRPIMLSDNFDFEKSTKLLSYSFFSKGRIRGAGFGSFIHRSGNIIYGRQMTNFSLLKIYQAIAYELFNQNNDSFTSKRIINLVRDPTQITFTPNNRENDSKLYSYGYLVPHSKAATLYADMLDNLNQYSDYTGSIEKRLVKCLVLARTSKKDKISSKGAKMLSQSSDDQYRLQNVPLIYALNYFNENLKTDLPVIDETGYTAHIDLNFSNISDLKILQKELAAYDLALEEAERNILMLIIKDKNEPL